The sequence TGGCAGCTCGTGCGCGAGCTGAAAGAGGCCACCGGCAAGGCATCCGCGGCCTCATACAAGCACGTCAGTCCGGCCGGAGCGGCCATCGCCAAGCCCATCGACGACGCGTTCAAGGAGTCGCAGTTTCTCAAAACAACCGACTTCTCGCCGGTCGCCAGCGCTTACGTGCGGGCTCGGGGAGGGGACCGTCTTTGCTCGTTCGGCGACGTGCTGGCGGTGAGCGACGTGGTGGACGTTAGCCTGGCTCAGTTTCTCAAAACCGAGGTCAGCGACCTGATCATCGCTCCTGGCTACGAGCCGGAAGCAGCCGAAATCCTCAAGCAGAAGAAAAAGGGCGGCTTCTGCATGCTGGAGATCGACTACGACTTCATGCCGACCGGCATCGAAAAGCGCGAAATCTTCGGTATCACCGTAGCCCAGGAGCGCAACAGCCGCCTCTATACCAAGGCCGATTTCACCAACGTCGTTTCTGAAAATAAAAACGTCTCCGAGGACGCTCTCGACACCTTGCTCGTCGCGGCGATTTCCCTGAAGTACACCCAGTCGAACTCCATCAGCGTGGCCTACGATGGCCAGATCGTGGGCATGGGCGCCGGCCAGCAGTCCCGCATTCACTGCACCCGCCTGGCTTGCGACAAGGCCGACAAGTGGTTCCTGCAGCGCCACCACAAGGTGCGAGGCCTGGACTTCAAGGACGGCCTCAAAAAGGTGGAAAAGACCAACCTCATCGACCAGTACCTGCTCTGGGACAGCCTCAGCGCCCACGAGGAAGCGAACATGTTGGAAAACTTCAACACCCGCCCCGAGCCCATCAGCCGCGAGGAGCGGGCCGAGTGGATCAAGCAGTACGACGACATTTGTCTCGGCTCCGACGCTTTCATCCCATTCCGCGACAATATCGACCGAGCCAGCCGCTCTAACGTGCAGCATATCGTGGAAACAGGCGGTTCGCTACGCAGCGACCTGGTTATCGACGCCGCCAACGAATATGGCATGACCGTCACCGCCACCGGCATCCGCAGCTTCCTGCACTAGAGCAAGAGCGCCCAGCTCATTGACAGACTCTCAAGCGTGTCAGAGCTTTCTGGCACGCTTTTTTATGTGCCTGAATGAAGGCCCATTTCCCTCAACCCATTCATAAAGCTACCCCACGAAAGAATGCCCCATTTCCTTAGGCCCGCCCCAAAGCCTCTCACCACGCTCGTCCTCATCGCAACCACCTGCGTCCAGGCCCTCGCCGCCGCCGACAGCCCCGATCAATCGCCGCCCACGCTCATCGACCCCGACGCCACCCCGCAA comes from Pelagicoccus sp. SDUM812003 and encodes:
- a CDS encoding phosphoribosylaminoimidazolecarboxamide formyltransferase, with the protein product MITLRYGTNPHQKEAFLEFPEPSPIKIINGAPGYINMLDALTSWQLVRELKEATGKASAASYKHVSPAGAAIAKPIDDAFKESQFLKTTDFSPVASAYVRARGGDRLCSFGDVLAVSDVVDVSLAQFLKTEVSDLIIAPGYEPEAAEILKQKKKGGFCMLEIDYDFMPTGIEKREIFGITVAQERNSRLYTKADFTNVVSENKNVSEDALDTLLVAAISLKYTQSNSISVAYDGQIVGMGAGQQSRIHCTRLACDKADKWFLQRHHKVRGLDFKDGLKKVEKTNLIDQYLLWDSLSAHEEANMLENFNTRPEPISREERAEWIKQYDDICLGSDAFIPFRDNIDRASRSNVQHIVETGGSLRSDLVIDAANEYGMTVTATGIRSFLH